GTGAGCCAGCACCGGGGCTGTCCGGTCTCTTTTGGCATAAATGAACAATCCATTGGCAGAACGCCAAATACCAAATAGCCTCTTCGGCTGGTGCTGATATAAtagtatacgatcgtggattattactgctgactgatttggtatgagagaaaaatactattctaaatagaaatttacgatcgtttacaaccaaacgaacagactgaaACTCGCCAACACCCACAGGCCACAAGAAGTGCATAATCGTTTGCTAAAAGTAACATTTCGTTTCACATATCATTTCCAGCCTAAGCCGGTACCAATCATTTTTCCCGAGTTCCATATTACAGCGCGCGAGAGAGAGATTTACAATTACGAGATTGAATATACCATGGTACCATCGTATCTCTAAACCTAATAATAAAAAGACAAAATTTCTGACCATTTTTTTCGTCCATCTATTTTTTTCGTCCACCTCCCTCTAACTACCGGACAATAGAGAGTTTCTTTCCATCcgcacttatatatatatatcacatgctcatacgagttagaataaGTCTTGTCTAACATGATACGGAGCTCGATTCAAAAATGTATTGAATCGTGTATGTGACCTGAATTCATAAGTCGTGCTCATATGCTCGTCCATCAACCTCGTTATACTACATTGTTAATTACTGTCAGCGCCAAATAGGAGTGTCTCCCCTATTCCTTCTTTCCCTGCAAGATCCGAAAGTAGGACACTcgtctccttttttttttcttccaaatttcGTTTCGTGCCCATCCGGTAACGTGTCCATCTGGTTTTCCtttttcctctattttttccGTTTCCTATTCTGTACCGTATCTATCCCGGTTGTTCTTTTTTTCCTTTATATTTTAAAAATCTATTTTCGTTTCCTGTTTTTCCTTTTGCCTTTGTTTTTCTTCACGTTGTGTTTCCGTTTCTTTTTTTCGCGTCTTTACATCTGTTCCGTTTCCTTTTTGTTTGCGtctttttgttctttttgtcCACGTtagtttttttgtttggttttgtCCGAATTTCTACCGTACtaactttttctattttttcataataaatattaaaaataagaaaaataATACTATGGATCTTTGAACTCGGACCTCTTTCCTATGAAAAATAAAGATTTTCATTAATGCAATTTTGTTGATTAGgaaaaaagttcttttattactagCAAATCTTAACCAAATTGTTTGCTCTGATTTTGTGCAGCAGCAGCCGCTGCTGGGCTGCACAGAAGTGCAGCCGAACAAATTGTTGTCGGTCTGTTCTAGATAAATTTGTCTCTAAGCTATACATATGTACCCATGTAATCCCTGATGAGAGTTATGATGCAGAAAATCAAGAGATGTCTCCCGTCATAATCGTCAGCGGACAGACAAGTACTTTGATTATGGGTCAACAAAGAAAGTCATGTAACTCGATATTTAACTATATCAACGCATAAATAGTATAAaaatatctatgtgctttgtaACATAAATAAATCTATTAAGATTGTATTTTAAATTTGATGCAGACTTAATAGGGTATGTCATAAAATTACCAATATTAGCTTATATTATAGATGTTActatcatcataaaataaattataacttTAAATTTTATAGAATGATAAGACATAAATAATATGTACCATTTCAATAGTTGTTTTTCATGAAAAAATAATATTTCTCCCGTTGCAACAcacggacatatttgctagtcTAACTCTAATAGCCCAAAGTTAAAGAAAATTTGAGAAATGAGAAGGCTACCAAAAAAACAACCCACCAAAAATCTACAATTTACAGAAGGCACCATTTCCGATGCGATTTCCATTTCATTTCTGAAAAAAAAACGGTTAAGGGAGCTATATATAGTATTCACAGTCATTCTACAGTTATCTGCAGCACAGTCGTCAGCCTGGGTTTTCTGTACCTCCTCAACAGTAGCGACGAGCACACAACGCTTACGGACGAGAAGGCCATGCAGGCGCCGGCGAGCCACGGCGGCATCTGCAGCCCGGTGAACGGGAACAGCGCGCCCGCGGCGATGGGGATGGCCACGACGTTGTAGGCCATCGCGAAGAAGTAGTTCCACCGGATCCGGCTGAACGTCTTCCTGGACAGGTCGATCGCGGTGATCACGTCTTCCAGGTTGTTCCGCACCAGCACGTAGTCCGCGGCCTCGATGGCAATGTCTGTTCCCCTGCCGATGGCCATCCCGACGTCGGCTGCTGCCAGGGCTGGGGAGTCGTTGATGCCGTCCCCAACCATGGCGACAGTGCTCCCGTCCTTCTGGAGGGAGCGAACAACGTCAGCTTTTCCGGCTGGCATGACCTCTGCTCTCACGTCCTCAATACCAACCTGCCAAAGTACAATAGCACGAGCAAATCAAAACCAAAAGATAAGTTAACAAGTGAAACTTATGAACGAATAGAtggcaaaagaaagaaaaaacgacATGAAGACGAGCCTAACCTCTTTTGCAACAGCTTGCGCTGTCCTCCAATTATCCCCTGTGAGCATCACTGGATGAACACCCAACTTTTTTAGTCCTTCCACTACAACAGCAGCCTCCCTTTTCAGGGGATCAGTTATGCCCATCAAACCCACAAAATCGCAATCATATGCCACAAGTATGCCTGTTTTTGCATTCGATTCCAGGTCTATCAAGAAAGTTTCTGCTTCTGGGGGAATGGTCACACCGTTTTCAGTCATCAAAGAATGGTTTCCAACCTGTCAATACATTCGTTTTAAAGATAAGCAAGGATTTATTCAGAGACAGTAAAACACATAGCCATATATAACAATATTTATAATGTGCTCTGGTACATTCATAAGGCAAATTGTGACTGGGAACTGAAGTCTAAAAGCCTAAAAGGTTTTATATATGACTACATAAGTGCTGGCTCTGGAGATATGAGAGACGATAATATGAGTGGATGGTCATGAATAAACGATTAGGACAGAATGTGGTATAAGGGCAGGAGGGAGGAATTAGCATTAGTGTGTACATCAAAAGGGATATGGAAGCATGACGTTCACGTATGACTCACCAAAACATGCTTCCCGTTGATGGAGCACTGAACTCCGTTGCCAGGTACTGCAGAGAAGTCTTCAGCTTCAAGCAGCCACTGAGACAATACCTTGTCTTTTTGTTGCTCAATGCCATCTTTTGATGAAGGAAGCTTGCCAAAGAAATGGAAATGGAATGCATAGTCCAAAACAGCTTTGGCAAGAGGATGCTCACTGCTTGCCTGAGTACAGAGCAAAAACACAAAATATTACGCACATTAACACAAAGtagcaaaaaaaaagagagagagagaaatacaAAACATGTCATATATTGGTTCCAATACAGCGTATAAAAGAACAGAAAATAACTATTTTTGAAACTCCTTGGTATTACTCAAAAGGAATCATTTTAGATCAAGTCAGACTCACCTCTGCTGATGCAACCAGTGTGAGGAAATCTCCTAGGTCCATTCCTGAGAAAACCTTTGCAGCTGTTACAACAGCCTTTCCTTGTGTTAGTGTCCCTGTTTTATCAAAAACCACATACTTTACATTTTGAGCCCTCTCCAAAGCATCTCCGCCTTTTACAAGTACTCCATGATTAGCCCCAATTCCAGTCGCCACCATCACAGCAGTTGGCGTTGCCAAACCAAGAGCACAAGGACAAGCAATCACCACAACAGATATGGCAAACATGAGAGAGAAGACAAAGCAATTGCTATTTTCAGCAACCCATGAATTTGGATACGCACCCAACCATCCACACAAAAACCTACAAAAGTAGCCAATGGGCAGGTGAGGAACTTGAACATATTAGCATCTCTCCAAATTTCACGGTACTTTTATTGAACTTACCAAGCAGAAAATGTCACTATAGACAATGTGATGACAATTGGAACAAAAATGCTAGCCACCTGAAAAACGAAGGATATAATGTCACTATTATCATATCATGCATCTAAACTATGATGTGAAACTTTCAGTAAACATAAGGCTTTTTAGCATGTAAACTGGTAGGTTTGTACACATTAAGATAAGACCAGTACTGaggaaagaacaaaaaaaaaagaaaacagagaAGATGACACAAAATTGTCTACCCATGACTGACTGATCTTCAGCTGAATCACTAGCCTTTGCTCTTAGGATAACTAAAGGCAAATCCATGCCTGAAAGATTGGTACCATATTGCAACTGTAGactggatttattaaatatgttACAACAAGTAGCAATAGAAGTAAATGAACATGTATTGCATAAGTTATGGTAGAGTAAATTATCGTCCTCTAAAAGGTAACTAAAGGTTCAAGGAAAAAATCTCAATTAAAGGCCCTCTAAAACCCAAACAGATACAAAAGGGGCGTACAAATAGTGTCACATGCACTTCATTTCAACTGGGGAAAACAACATATCAGATAGATAAAAAAAGAGGCACTCACATAATCAGCGAATTTCTGAATAGGAGCTTTGGACATCTGAGCAGTTTCGACCAAAGAGATTATCTGACACAAAACTGTACCAGATCCCACTTTTGTTGCTTGTATATGAAGGATACCATGTAAGTTTATTGTCCCCCCAATTACCACACTTGATACTTCTTTAGGGATGGGtgctgattcaccagttatcataCTTTCATTCACATGACTTGTTCCCCAAAcgacaacaccatcagctggaacCTTTGaactgttagtcgctgaattctcactcttggtagtaggagaattcttactctcatcgagagaggatgacactaggagttggggcaattttcttgtctatttctcacacaagctcacacaaatgccataccaacctgaggggttggggttacatatttataggctgctagccagccaagcatatgccaagatgctagtctaagatgctagtctaagatgctaatatgctgtcctagctaagatgctgtcctctagtctaagatgctgtcctctaagatgctgtcctctagtctaagatgctgtcctaaaaacagaaaaacagccacaaggaccatgaccatgtgagcatcatagccccacaaagaccagccacacatgagacttatccatcattctccccctaagtcttgtgcgtcgtcttgtgggagagttgaaccatcccggtcctggagcagagctcaaggaacttgatcctcccaaggggcttggtgagcaggtccgcaagctggtccttggtgttgatgtagctcgccttgatgctcccttcctccaaacagcctcggatgaagtggtacctcacccggatgtgcttgctgcgttcgtggaacacggggttctttgccagggccagagcggacttgctgtccaccctgagctccaccgctctggtgtctctgccgaggagatcaccaagcagtcgagcgagccagagcgcctgagtcgaagcggtggaggccgctatgtactcggcctcgtagctggacagggccaccacctgctgcttgaccgactgccagctaacgaggcacttgccgaggaagaagaggatcccgctcgtgctcttgctggtgtcgatgtcgccggcgtggtcgctgtcgctgtacccgacgaagtgtgccgccccagggcacctcgagtagtagaggccgtggtcgagagtccccgcaacgtagcggatgatcctcttcacagcctgctggtgctccgtcgtcggtcgctgcatgaaccgactaacgtagccgacggagaatgccaagtccggccgtgtgtgagcgaggtagcgaaggctccccacaagacgccggtactgcgtagcgtccacctcctccgtcgtgctgtcgcggctcagcttcagcctctcctccatcggagtgagagctgggttgcagtcggtgagcccagctagctcaacgacgcgcttggcgtaggcggtctgtcgaagcgtgatcccagagtcatcctggtgtacctcgattcccaggtagaaggagagaggccccaggtcactcatctggaaggtggccttcatctcttccttgaatgccgccacctccgcatccttggtgccggtgatcaccaagtcgtcgacgtagacacccaccagcagggcattacctccattgccccgtcggtagatggccgcctcgtgcgggctttgctcgaagcccatcccctttagcgtggaatccagcttggcattccacgccctcggtgcctgccgcaagccatagagggccttgcgcaggcggagcaccttgccctccttgccggggatcgcaaatcccggcggctggtgcacgtagacctcctccttcaagtcgccgttaaggaacgccgacttgacgtccatgtgatgaacacgccagccctcctgggcagctagcgcaaggaggagtcgcacggactccatccgtgccacgggagcaaaggcgtcgtcgaagtcgaccccctcctgctgcacgaaacctcgtgccaccaagcgagccttgtgcttgacgatggcaccggcttcatccctcttcagcttgtacacccacttaagggtgatcgcgcgatgaccacgaggaaggtcagcaagctcccaggtgcggttcttctcaaccgcatccatctccaactgcatcgcggcgcgccatgccgcgtgtctctcggcctctgcgaacgaccgaggctcgccgtcgtcacacgcaaggtgcaactgcgcctccaggtcctccaggtcgtgaggcaccagtcccggcaccggctggtcgccgagaagattctccaccgtacggtaccgcaacggctcaccgtcgtggtacgcgtcgacgcgctcctcgtcgtgagagagcggagtagcgagctcaaccgggccgtgctcgacacgagctggtggtggagtagacgtgcccggagtggtgcctgtcggtgctggagtgcgtggcgttgccggctgtggtggagccggcgaagagctcatcgcagccgaggtcctggctggagagcgtggtgctgtcggagtagcaggtgccggggtcggtggaggctcggagactggggtagacgcgctcgccgaagaagaactgcttactcccccagctccctcgaagtggacgtactcgacagtgaagtcgtcgtacgtcggagctgagccgtcgtccactgccttgtcccacgcccatcctcgcccttcgtcgaacacaacgtcgcgcgccgtgcgcacacgctgtgtcttcgggtcgaggatgcggtaggccttcgagccctccgcgtagccgatgaacactcccggagtgctcctgtcgtcgagcttgctgatgtggccaagctccttggcgaatgcgaggcagccgaagacccgcaagtgggagaccgccggcttgcgcccatgccaagcctcgtacggcgtcctgccgtcgagcgccttggtaggcgagcggttgaggatgtagacggccgtcaccaccgcctctccccagaagatagccggcatccccctctgcttgaggagggcccgagccatccccacaaccgtctggttgcgccgctcgacgacgccgttctgctgcgggctgtacggcgcggagtagtggcgctgaatgcc
The nucleotide sequence above comes from Miscanthus floridulus cultivar M001 chromosome 18, ASM1932011v1, whole genome shotgun sequence. Encoded proteins:
- the LOC136521988 gene encoding cation-transporting ATPase HMA5-like isoform X2 encodes the protein MAHLQLSAVAVAGARPAAAGGRGDEMEDVALLDSYDEEMGLPPPAAAGAEAEEAHLRVTGMTCSACTSAVEAAVSARRGVRRVAVSLLQNRARVVFDPALAKVEDIIEAIEDAGFEAEIIPESAVSQPKSQKTLSAQFRIGGMTCANCVNSVEGILKKLPGVKGAVVALATSLGEVEYVPSAISKDEIVQAIEDAGFEAAFLQSTEQDKVLLGLIGLHTERDVEVLNDILKKMDGLLQFGVNNVLSEVEIVFDPEAVGLRSIVDTIEMASNGRLKAHVQNPYTRGASNDAQEASKMLNLLRSSLFLSIPVFFIRMVCPSIPFLSTLLSMHCGPFLMGDLLKWILVSIVQFVVGKRFYVAAYRAVRHGSTNMDVLVVLGTTASYAYSVCALLYGAFTGYHPPVYFETSAMIITFVLFGKYLEVLAKGKTSDAIKKLVELVPSTAVLVLKDKADGVVVWGTSHVNESMITGESAPIPKEVSSVVIGGTINLHGILHIQATKVGSGTVLCQIISLVETAQMSKAPIQKFADYVASIFVPIVITLSIVTFSAWFLCGWLGAYPNSWVAENSNCFVFSLMFAISVVVIACPCALGLATPTAVMVATGIGANHGVLVKGGDALERAQNVKYVVFDKTGTLTQGKAVVTAAKVFSGMDLGDFLTLVASAEASSEHPLAKAVLDYAFHFHFFGKLPSSKDGIEQQKDKVLSQWLLEAEDFSAVPGNGVQCSINGKHVLVGNHSLMTENGVTIPPEAETFLIDLESNAKTGILVAYDCDFVGLMGITDPLKREAAVVVEGLKKLGVHPVMLTGDNWRTAQAVAKEVGIEDVRAEVMPAGKADVVRSLQKDGSTVAMVGDGINDSPALAAADVGMAIGRGTDIAIEAADYVLVRNNLEDVITAIDLSRKTFSRIRWNYFFAMAYNVVAIPIAAGALFPFTGLQMPPWLAGACMAFSSVSVVCSSLLLRRYRKPRLTTVLQITVE
- the LOC136521988 gene encoding cation-transporting ATPase HMA5-like isoform X1, translated to MAHLQLSAVAVAGARPAAAGGRGDEMEDVALLDSYDEEMGLPPPAAAGAEAEEAHLRVTGMTCSACTSAVEAAVSARRGVRRVAVSLLQNRARVVFDPALAKVEDIIEAIEDAGFEAEIIPESAVSQPKSQKTLSAQFRIGGMTCANCVNSVEGILKKLPGVKGAVVALATSLGEVEYVPSAISKDEIVQAIEDAGFEAAFLQSTEQDKVLLGLIGLHTERDVEVLNDILKKMDGLLQFGVNNVLSEVEIVFDPEAVGLRSIVDTIEMASNGRLKAHVQNPYTRGASNDAQEASKMLNLLRSSLFLSIPVFFIRMVCPSIPFLSTLLSMHCGPFLMGDLLKWILVSIVQFVVGKRFYVAAYRAVRHGSTNMDVLVVLGTTASYAYSVCALLYGAFTGYHPPVYFETSAMIITFVLFGKYLEVLAKGKTSDAIKKLVELVPSTAVLVLKDKADGVVVWGTSHVNESMITGESAPIPKEVSSVVIGGTINLHGILHIQATKVGSGTVLCQIISLVETAQMSKAPIQKFADYVASIFVPIVITLSIVTFSAWFLCGWLGAYPNSWVAENSNCFVFSLMFAISVVVIACPCALGLATPTAVMVATGIGANHGVLVKGGDALERAQNVKYVVFDKTGTLTQGKAVVTAAKVFSGMDLGDFLTLVASAEASSEHPLAKAVLDYAFHFHFFGKLPSSKDGIEQQKDKVLSQWLLEAEDFSAVPGNGVQCSINGKHVLVGNHSLMTENGVTIPPEAETFLIDLESNAKTGILVAYDCDFVGLMGITDPLKREAAVVVEGLKKLGVHPVMLTGDNWRTAQAVAKEVGIEDVRAEVMPAGKADVVRSLQKDGSTVAMVGDGINDSPALAAADVGMAIGRGTDIAIEAADYVLVRNNLEDVITAIDLSRKTFSRIRWNYFFAMAYNVVAIPIAAGALFPFTGLQMPPWLAGACMAFSSVSVVCSSLLLRRNEMEIASEMVPSVNCRFLVGCFFGSLLISQIFFNFGLLELD